ATTTACGATTTCGGCAAAAAAAAGCAAGATGGCGTTTTTCAGCTCTGTCCCCCGATACAAGCCGGGCAACCACCTGCCGCTTTTCCATTGATTGTTGCCGCTGAAATTGTAAATTTAAGGATAGCAATAATATCACCTTAAACCTGGAGATCATCATGGACATTCGCCGTCTGATCCTGGCCTTCATTCTGCCGCCTGCCGCTGTTATGAACAAAGAAGCCGGCACGATCATGCTCACCGGTATTCTCACCCTCTGGGGCTGGATCCCCGGCGTCGTCGCCGCCCTTGTCATGATCTCACAGGAACAGCTCAAGAAAAAAGCTGAAGCCTGAAATCCATTCCTTACCGGTTACAACTACACCGCCACACCCATAAGTTTCTCCACCAGCCCGTATGTTTCCGATCCACTGGAAGTGTACGGGTTGGTGAAGTAGCTTTATCCTGCCTCCATTCATAAGCATCAAAAGCCCTCGGCTCTTCGGGGCTTTTCTTTTTTATCCGATTACCTCTTGGAATGCGGTTACCGGTTTAACAACAATCAAACATTATTCATGTCGATTGCCATCCCCCGGGCCTTCATCTCACTGGCAAGCTGGTATTTCCAGCCACCCCCATTATCAAAGGTCAGATAGAGAACTCCGGAAAAATCAGAAGGAATCTCTATGTCATCGCCGACTTGAAGCAAAGCAACACGATTCCGACCGAGTCTTGCCATGAAATAACCCAGCTCAAGCACAACATTTTGCCGCGCTCGCGGTTTGGCATCATCTGGCTTTTTTGATGGATAACCAGTATCGTCTGGAGTAAACAGCACCACAGCAAAGTCAGCAGTGGCATGCCTCTCGATCTTTTCAATCACCGTCTTTCCCTCGTTGGGCTGCTCGTGCAGGATGATCGGTTCTAAACCGAGCTTTTCGATAAAACGAGCGACGGTCTCCTTCACGCCATGGTCGTGACCATGAACGATAAAGACTTTACCGGTATTGATTGGCGATAATGATTGGGCGGTTGGATTCTCCGGAAGTGCCTCCGCATCAGCAATTCTCTCCTCGAACAACTCTTTGAGCGTTTTTAACTGACGGACTGCACTTGTTAACTCTTTTTGAATAAGTGACTTAATAAGTGTTATATCTGCGCTAGGAATAAAATGACTAATAGATATCGATTCAAATAATTTGTAATCAAAATATTCAATACTGTCATAGCCAAGTATATCCTGAAGGGTGCTGTTCGCTTTAAGTATAAGCCCCTCTAATGGAGAGTCATCTTCATTTTCAATGGTATTTACGTCAATCTCCTCAAATTCAGCGATGCGCTGCTCAAGTCTCGCGATTCCACGTTTCATCTGCTCGGCCTTAAGGTTAGCAGGTTTTCTCTGCAGGGGCTGTTCTTTTGCCATAGGAGTTGAGGACATTCGCAGTGTCTTGAATTCAATACTTTTATCGAATATACGGCAACGAGAGCCTTCTTTTCCGTAAAAGCTACTGCGATTATCGGTTTCGCACTGCGGGCTTACGCGAGGCTTGCCCCTACAAAATCATTGAAGGTCACGTAACCTCTCGATACCCCTATGGAATTCGTACGAAATCGCCAACCGATCCGACTGAGCCAACAGAATTTTTCAAGCCGACCTATTCATCATACCTTGTTGTTACATTATCCATTATCTAACTGTCCATTATCAATTATGCCCCATTCCCACAAACGTATCATCGGCATCGATTTTGGCACCAAGCGTATTGGCGTTGCGAAAAGCGATCCGTTGGGGATGTTTGCCCAGCCGGTGGGGACGTTCGATATGGAAGGCTTGCTCGGGGCACTGTCGAAGATTCGGAATGAGGAGGGAATTGAACGGATCGTAGTGGGCTATCCGCTGAGCGACAAGGGGGAAGAGAATCGCATGACGTCGGTCGTGGATCGCTTCGCCGAGGAGCTTCGGGTGGCACTGCCGGAGGTGCCGGTCGAGACCATCGATGAGTACCGCTCGTCGCGCTCGGCGATGAAGCTTCTGGCCGGTTCGGGAGCGAGCCGAAAAAAACGCAACGAGAAGGGACGGCTCGACACGGCAGCGGCCTGCCTGATTCTGCAAAGCTGGCTGGACAGCCGCGCCTGACGGGCATTCGCAGCGCCTCTGCGAGATTTTAGGTTTAACTTTTCAAGCAGGCTTCTGTATCTTTACTTTTGGGCATCCCGATAGGCAGTTGCCCTTCATTATCCTTCTCACGCATAACTGACCACTGTTCCTCCATGACCAATTCGGAAACCCTCGCGATGTTCAAATCGAGCGGCGCTTTGCTCGATGGCCATTTCAAACTCACCTCGGGCCGCCACAGCAACTCTTACTTCCAGTGCGCCAAGGTGTTGCAGTACCCGGAGTACCTGTCGGCGATCTGTGGCGAAATTGCCGCACACTTCAGGGATTCCGGTATCACGACAGTCATTTCGCCGGCCATCGGCGGCATTGTCGTCGGCACGGAGGTCGGGCGTCAACTCGGCGTCAAAACCATCTTTGCCGAGCGCAAGGAGGGGACGATGATGATCCGGCGCGGCTTTTCCATCGACCCGTCCGAGCAGGTACTCGTGGTCGAGGATGTGATCACCACCGGCGGTTCGGTCGTCGAAGTGATGGAGCAAGTCAAGGCTGCCGGCGCGACGGTTGCCGGTGTCGCTTCGGTGGTTGACCGCAGCAACGGCAAGGTGAAGCTCGCCGATAAGCAGTTTTCGCTGCTCATGATGGAGGTGGTGAGCTATGCGCCCGAGGAGTGCCCGCTCTGCAAGGAGGGCCTGCCGATTGACGCACCGGGCAGTCGAAGCAACGCGCAAGGCTGACACGCGATATGCGGCAAGGCATCCACACCATTTCGTTCATCGGCCTCGGCCTAATCGGCACCTCGTTGATGCAGGCGCTCAAACACGCCGGTGAAGCAACGGGCCGGAACATCGAGATGGTCGGCTTCGATCCC
This portion of the Chlorobaculum parvum NCIB 8327 genome encodes:
- the pyrE gene encoding orotate phosphoribosyltransferase: MTNSETLAMFKSSGALLDGHFKLTSGRHSNSYFQCAKVLQYPEYLSAICGEIAAHFRDSGITTVISPAIGGIVVGTEVGRQLGVKTIFAERKEGTMMIRRGFSIDPSEQVLVVEDVITTGGSVVEVMEQVKAAGATVAGVASVVDRSNGKVKLADKQFSLLMMEVVSYAPEECPLCKEGLPIDAPGSRSNAQG
- a CDS encoding YqaE/Pmp3 family membrane protein, with amino-acid sequence MDIRRLILAFILPPAAVMNKEAGTIMLTGILTLWGWIPGVVAALVMISQEQLKKKAEA
- a CDS encoding TIR domain-containing protein; the protein is MAKEQPLQRKPANLKAEQMKRGIARLEQRIAEFEEIDVNTIENEDDSPLEGLILKANSTLQDILGYDSIEYFDYKLFESISISHFIPSADITLIKSLIQKELTSAVRQLKTLKELFEERIADAEALPENPTAQSLSPINTGKVFIVHGHDHGVKETVARFIEKLGLEPIILHEQPNEGKTVIEKIERHATADFAVVLFTPDDTGYPSKKPDDAKPRARQNVVLELGYFMARLGRNRVALLQVGDDIEIPSDFSGVLYLTFDNGGGWKYQLASEMKARGMAIDMNNV
- the ruvX gene encoding Holliday junction resolvase RuvX, which produces MPHSHKRIIGIDFGTKRIGVAKSDPLGMFAQPVGTFDMEGLLGALSKIRNEEGIERIVVGYPLSDKGEENRMTSVVDRFAEELRVALPEVPVETIDEYRSSRSAMKLLAGSGASRKKRNEKGRLDTAAACLILQSWLDSRA